A genomic region of Antennarius striatus isolate MH-2024 chromosome 4, ASM4005453v1, whole genome shotgun sequence contains the following coding sequences:
- the pdp2 gene encoding pyruvate dehydrogenase [acetyl-transferring]-phosphatase 2, mitochondrial isoform X2 → MPRCVNTSVLQRVSSYAQTFAVTAPFQYAHLASGSSSKHHPANYRNLSSWAGVRSTQLSSGNEKTGNKSQFRRHLSTRKDLDFQLSQVHINNILRCNEQTVSVPEFDGRKLSAVRKFESNQVAANTPNEDRCCAATCLQSEGMLFGVFDGHGGWACAQAVSERLLYYIAVAMMSKKSLEELEQCVEHSRPVPPILQCYKHHTDFNYQESASLYMDHLRVFWQDLLNNEEHGDGMSPCDALLCGFKRLDADISLEAQILSSSDLMKSTAIQVAFSGCTACVAHVGTDGIHVANAGDCRVVLGVQEEDGSWSALPLSRDHNSKNQAEVDRITAQHPPSERHTVVTDDRLLGVLMPLRAFGDVGFKWSLELQETILANYESRVDLDSLDLYQYEPPNYLTPPYLDVTPELTYHKLRPQDRFLILASDGLWDELGNEEAVQLIGEHQSGIHLQGPLSPSERQLRLGQMHELLLKRQTRAFTALDTNSATHLIRHALGTGEYGQLCQDRLAAILALPEDLARMYRDDITATMVYLNSDSARLQRN, encoded by the exons ATGCCTAGATGCGTGAACACCAGCGTTCTCCAAAGAGTTTCGAGCTACGCACAGACATTTGCTGTTACTGCTCCATTCCAG taTGCCCACTTGGCATCTGGCTCGTCTTCTAAGCATCATCCAGCCAACTATCGTAACCTCTCATCCTGGGCTGGTGTCAGATCAACCCAACTGAGCTCTGGTAATGAGAAAACAGGGAATAAATCCCAGTTTAGACGACACCTCTCAACTCGCAAGGATCTAGACTTCCAGCTTAGTCAGGTTCACATCAACAATATTCTTCGATGTAATGAGCAG ACTGTTAGTGTGCCAGAGTTTGATGGCAGGAAGCTCAGTGCTGTGAGAAAGTTCGAGAGCAACCAGGTGGCTGCTAACACACCCAATGAAGATCGTTGCTGTGCAGCCACCTGCTTACAG TCAGAGGGCATGCTGTTTGGAGTTTTTGATGGCCATGGCGGCTGGGCATGTGCACAGGCGGTCAGTGAGCGACTGCTGTACTACATTGCAGTTGCAATGATGTCAAAGAAGAGTCTAGAGGAGCTTGAGCAATGCGTGGAACATAGTAGACCTGTCCCTCCCATTCTGCAGTGTTACAAACACCACACAGACTTTAATTATCAGGAATCTGCTTCACTCTACATGGACCACCTCAGAGTCTTCTGGCAAGACTTACTGAACAATGAGGAACACGGTGACGGCATGAG TCCTTGTGATGCTCTGCTTTGTGGTTTCAAACGGCTGGATGCTGACATCTCCTTGGAGGCTCAAATCCTTTCTTCTAGTGATCTCATGAAAAGCACAGCCATCCAG GTAGCGTTTTCtggttgcactgcctgtgtggCTCATGTTGGCACAGATGGAATACATGTGGCAAATGCTGGGGACTGCCGAGTGGTATTGGGAgtgcaggaggaggatgggTCATGGAGCGCTTTGCCCCTTTCTCGGGACCATAACTCGAAGAACCAGGCTGAGGTGGATCGAATAACGGCCCAGCACCCACCTTCAGAAAGACACACAGTGGTCACAGATGACAGGCTACTTGGG GTTCTGATGCCATTGCGTGCATTTGGTGACGTCGGATTCAAATGGAGCTTGGAGTTGCAAGAGACCATTTTAGCCAATTATGAATCGCGAGTGGATCTGGACTCACTTGACCTGTACCAGTACGAGCCACCTAACTACCTGACTCCGCCCTACCTGGATGTGACACCTGAGTTAACCTATCACAAGTTGAGACCTCAGGATCGCTTTTTGATCCTTGCTAGTGACGGGCTGTGGGATGAACTAGGGAACGAGGAGGCAGTCCAGCTCATTGGAGAGCATCAGAGTGGGATTCATTTACAG ggACCCCTTTCTCCATCTGAGAGGCAGCTGAGATTGGGTCAGATGCATGAACTTTTGCTGAAACGTCAGACTCGTGCCTTCACTGCTTTAGACACCAACTCTGCCACACACCTTATAAGACATGCCCTTGGCACCGGAGAGTATGGACAACTCTGTCAGGACAGACTGGCCGCTATTCTTGCTTTGCCAGAGGACCTGGCTAGAATGTACAGGGATGATATCACTGCTACTATGGTTTATCTGAACTCTGACTCAGCTAGACTTCAGCGCAACTAG
- the pdp2 gene encoding pyruvate dehydrogenase [acetyl-transferring]-phosphatase 2, mitochondrial isoform X1, translating into MYVFTYCHCFGRMCVVSATISVNRSTAGSPLEMPRCVNTSVLQRVSSYAQTFAVTAPFQYAHLASGSSSKHHPANYRNLSSWAGVRSTQLSSGNEKTGNKSQFRRHLSTRKDLDFQLSQVHINNILRCNEQTVSVPEFDGRKLSAVRKFESNQVAANTPNEDRCCAATCLQSEGMLFGVFDGHGGWACAQAVSERLLYYIAVAMMSKKSLEELEQCVEHSRPVPPILQCYKHHTDFNYQESASLYMDHLRVFWQDLLNNEEHGDGMSPCDALLCGFKRLDADISLEAQILSSSDLMKSTAIQVAFSGCTACVAHVGTDGIHVANAGDCRVVLGVQEEDGSWSALPLSRDHNSKNQAEVDRITAQHPPSERHTVVTDDRLLGVLMPLRAFGDVGFKWSLELQETILANYESRVDLDSLDLYQYEPPNYLTPPYLDVTPELTYHKLRPQDRFLILASDGLWDELGNEEAVQLIGEHQSGIHLQGPLSPSERQLRLGQMHELLLKRQTRAFTALDTNSATHLIRHALGTGEYGQLCQDRLAAILALPEDLARMYRDDITATMVYLNSDSARLQRN; encoded by the exons ATGTATGTATTCACTTATTGTCATTGCTTCGGTCGCATGTGTGTGGTGTCAGCTACG ATATCTGTGAATCGTTCCACCGCTGGTTCCCCGTTGGAGATGCCTAGATGCGTGAACACCAGCGTTCTCCAAAGAGTTTCGAGCTACGCACAGACATTTGCTGTTACTGCTCCATTCCAG taTGCCCACTTGGCATCTGGCTCGTCTTCTAAGCATCATCCAGCCAACTATCGTAACCTCTCATCCTGGGCTGGTGTCAGATCAACCCAACTGAGCTCTGGTAATGAGAAAACAGGGAATAAATCCCAGTTTAGACGACACCTCTCAACTCGCAAGGATCTAGACTTCCAGCTTAGTCAGGTTCACATCAACAATATTCTTCGATGTAATGAGCAG ACTGTTAGTGTGCCAGAGTTTGATGGCAGGAAGCTCAGTGCTGTGAGAAAGTTCGAGAGCAACCAGGTGGCTGCTAACACACCCAATGAAGATCGTTGCTGTGCAGCCACCTGCTTACAG TCAGAGGGCATGCTGTTTGGAGTTTTTGATGGCCATGGCGGCTGGGCATGTGCACAGGCGGTCAGTGAGCGACTGCTGTACTACATTGCAGTTGCAATGATGTCAAAGAAGAGTCTAGAGGAGCTTGAGCAATGCGTGGAACATAGTAGACCTGTCCCTCCCATTCTGCAGTGTTACAAACACCACACAGACTTTAATTATCAGGAATCTGCTTCACTCTACATGGACCACCTCAGAGTCTTCTGGCAAGACTTACTGAACAATGAGGAACACGGTGACGGCATGAG TCCTTGTGATGCTCTGCTTTGTGGTTTCAAACGGCTGGATGCTGACATCTCCTTGGAGGCTCAAATCCTTTCTTCTAGTGATCTCATGAAAAGCACAGCCATCCAG GTAGCGTTTTCtggttgcactgcctgtgtggCTCATGTTGGCACAGATGGAATACATGTGGCAAATGCTGGGGACTGCCGAGTGGTATTGGGAgtgcaggaggaggatgggTCATGGAGCGCTTTGCCCCTTTCTCGGGACCATAACTCGAAGAACCAGGCTGAGGTGGATCGAATAACGGCCCAGCACCCACCTTCAGAAAGACACACAGTGGTCACAGATGACAGGCTACTTGGG GTTCTGATGCCATTGCGTGCATTTGGTGACGTCGGATTCAAATGGAGCTTGGAGTTGCAAGAGACCATTTTAGCCAATTATGAATCGCGAGTGGATCTGGACTCACTTGACCTGTACCAGTACGAGCCACCTAACTACCTGACTCCGCCCTACCTGGATGTGACACCTGAGTTAACCTATCACAAGTTGAGACCTCAGGATCGCTTTTTGATCCTTGCTAGTGACGGGCTGTGGGATGAACTAGGGAACGAGGAGGCAGTCCAGCTCATTGGAGAGCATCAGAGTGGGATTCATTTACAG ggACCCCTTTCTCCATCTGAGAGGCAGCTGAGATTGGGTCAGATGCATGAACTTTTGCTGAAACGTCAGACTCGTGCCTTCACTGCTTTAGACACCAACTCTGCCACACACCTTATAAGACATGCCCTTGGCACCGGAGAGTATGGACAACTCTGTCAGGACAGACTGGCCGCTATTCTTGCTTTGCCAGAGGACCTGGCTAGAATGTACAGGGATGATATCACTGCTACTATGGTTTATCTGAACTCTGACTCAGCTAGACTTCAGCGCAACTAG
- the terb1 gene encoding telomere repeats-binding bouquet formation protein 1: MTSRMDRAVDCGISRNTIQTDLRVLLECLKCQMKRPDLQKQALLTIHSICEKREDAVDLLRDMGGVVFVYNLSISSIVHSDVTETALFTLSALAETSVYCKNSLCRKETFAQVAGWLMTEDIPLTLKRVSVYFLSVLVSNNKSGQTLAQNTSCLDILLDLFRTTFPLSTEATSRPVNTTQTYQLWASVSSALCGCVNNPQNEDGQRICVAAFPIIKAWFQQMVFPRTEIFTPLCSFIAMTVANNSCVQENFSATGALGTLTLALVQQASAADKSLLSYQITVTLSKTLSACITDNSYLASGLAHYGVVPYLFNLLTSPHLEPDDMLSVLLTLGHCTESSEKHQSQLMQCGGLPLIITLLTEDTSEEVRNAAAFILQTCKQAIMSLGLPGLIATQGEAKNMEPLTNMEGFKNSAAELLHRIEKLEKRQVDKYESEDTERPGQSSVEAGDVINRNLQAARHMVRNAEENELRNVSPIPGILKKKAAPTEGVWCSMHKGTRALVSSHHLSLEGHREPHSMDNQVFKPRAPLMHSIPNTTECSNEEGLRSHQMIKMKKIPARECSPSQCAGCVLSFEGVTSRTFLSLLHSCHHICDLHKALQQATEGFTARRCKGLFGREYHDSVLEWPDPDSEMTSHAEPQKCWNNWSEVPLTPIFKEARKGKSSQSENRWKKHHGFTLTPVHRRNTVNQFTVL, from the exons ATGACGAGTCGAATGGATAGGGCAGTGGATTGTGGCATCAGCCGTAACA CTATCCAGACAGATCTCAGAGTGCTCCTCGAGTGCCTTAAATGTCAGATGAAACGTCCTGATTTACAGAAACAAGCTCTTCTCACCATTCACTCAATTTGTGAAAAGAGAG AGGATGCTGTGGATCTTCTTAGAGACATGGGAGGTGTGGTATTTGTGTACAACCTCTCCATATCCAGTATTGTCCATTCAGATGTTACGGAGACTGCTCTCTTCACACTTAGTGCACTAGCAGAGACCAGTG TTTATTGTAAGAATTCCCTGTGCAGAAAGGAGACATTTGCACAAGTTGCTGGTTGGCTGATGACAGAAGACATCCCGCTGACACTGAAGAGAGTGTCTGtctattttctgtctgtgttggttTCCAACAACA AGTCAGGACAGACTTTGGCCCAAAATACCAGCTGCCTGGATATTCTACTGGATCTCTTCAG GACCACCTTCCCACTTTCCACAGAGGCTACTTCAAGACCAGTTAATACTACTCAAACTTATCAACTCTGGGCATCTGTGTCTAGTGCTCTCTGTGGATGTGTCAACAACCCACAGAATG AGGACGGTCAGCGTATTTGTGTGGCAGCCTTTCCCATAATTAAGGCCTGGTTTCAGCAGATGGTTTTTCCACGCACTGAGATATTTACCCCACTTTGTTCCTTCATTGCAATGACAGTTGCCAACAATt cctGCGTTCAGGAGAATTTTTCAGCCACAGGGGCTCTGGGTACTCTCACTCTTGCACTAGTTCAACAAGCATCTGCAGCAGATAAAAGTTTGCTGTCATACCAGATTACTGTTACTCTATCCAAGACCCTGTCAGCTTGCATCACAGATAACT CTTATCTGGCGTCTGGTCTGGCTCATTATGGTGTGGTACCCTACCTCTTCAACCTTCTGACAAGCCCTCACCTGGAGCCTGATGACATGCTGTCTGTTTTACTCACCCTAGGCCACTGCACTGAGTCCTCTG AAAAACACCAGTCCCAGTTAATGCAGTGTGGAGGCCTGCCTCTTATCATCACCCTTCTCACAGAGGATACCAGTGAGGAGGTCAGGAATGCTGCGGCATTCATATTGCAGACTTGCAAACAGGCCA TCATGTCATTGGGGTTGCCGGGACTGATAGCAACGCAGGGAGAGGCTAAAAATATGGAACCCTTGACAAACATGGAAGGCTTCAAGAACTCTGCAGCAGAGCTGCTGCACAGGATTGAAAAACTAGAGAAGAGACAG GTAGATAAGTATGAAAGCGAAGACACTGAAAGGCCAGGCCAATCATCTGTAGAAGCAGGAGATGTTATTAACAGGAACCTTCAAGCTGCCAGACACATGGTCAGGAATGCTGAGGAAAATGAACTGAGAAATGTGAGCCCTATTCcagggattttaaaaaagaaggcTGCACCCACAGAGGGTGTGTGGTGCTCAATGCACAAAGGCACCAGAGCATTAGTATCCTCCCATCATCTGTCACTAGAGGGACATAGAGAGCCACATTCAATGGATAA TCAGGTATTTAAGCCCCGAGCACCACTCATGCACAGCATACCAAACACAACTGAATGTTCTAATGAAGAAG GGTTGCGGAGCCATCAGatgattaaaatgaagaaaatcccAGCAAGGGAATGCTCACCTTCCCAATGTGCAG GTTGTGTGTTGTCATTCGAGGGGGTGACCAGTCGCACTTTTCTATCTTTGCTCCATTCCTGCCATCACATCTGTGACTTGCACAAGGCCCTCCAGCAGGCTACAGAAGGGTTCACGGCTCGACGGTGTAAAGGTCTGTTTGGAAGAGAATACCATGATAGCGTTCTTGAGTGGCCAGACCCAGACTCCGAGATGACTTCACATGCAGAGCCACAGAAATGCTGGAACAATTGGAGCG AGGTCCCCCTGACTCCGATATTTAAAGAAGCAAGGAAAGGGAAGAGCTCCCAATCAGAAAACCGTTGGAAGAAGCACCATG GTTTTACTTTGACTCCAGTACACAGAAGAAATACAGTAAATCAGTTCACAGTCCTCTGA